From one Trifolium pratense cultivar HEN17-A07 linkage group LG1, ARS_RC_1.1, whole genome shotgun sequence genomic stretch:
- the LOC123886063 gene encoding allene oxide synthase 1, chloroplastic, giving the protein MASSTLSTPSPNHNFLKHQSKRSTSSNRFKSSTTFLPPIKSSVSNPPPSLSTTPPPHPTKLPIRKIPGDYGIPFITPYKERLDYFYNQGRDEYFKSRIQKYQSTIFRTNVPPGGFIAKNPNVVVLLDAKSFPILFDTNKVDKTDVFTGTYTPSTELTGGYRVLSYLDPSDPKHTQLKNLMFFLLKTRRNHVIPEFRSCYNELFGTVENELAKSGKASFGDANDQAAFNFLSRSLYGVNPVDTELGLDGPKMVQKWVLFQLGPVLKLGLPKFVEDTMIHNFRLPFKLIKKDYQRLYDFFYNASGFALDEAERLGVSRDEACHNLLFATCFNSFGGFKLFFPNVMKWIGRGGVRLHTKLATEIREAVRAAGGEVTMAAMENMPLMKSVVYEAFRIDPPVPLQFGRAKRDMVIENHENGFLVKKGELLLGYQPFATKDPKVFDRAEEFVADRFVGDEGEALLKHVVWSNGPETESPSVRNKQCAGKDFTTLVSRLLVVELFLRYDSFEIQVGNSALGTSITLTSLKRASF; this is encoded by the coding sequence ATGGCTTCTTCTACTCTCTCAACTCCCTCTCCAAACCACAACTTCCTCAAACACCAATCAAAACGCTCCACATCATCAAACCGTTTCAAATCATCCACCACCTTCCTTCCACCAATCAAATCCTCTGTTTCAAATCCACCACCTTCTCTCTCAACCACACCACCACCACACCCAACAAAACTTCCGATCCGTAAAATCCCCGGCGACTACGGCATCCCTTTCATCACTCCATACAAAGAACGTCTCGACTATTTCTACAACCAAGGTCGTGATGAATATTTCAAATCCAGAATCCAAAAATATCAATCTACAATTTTCCGAACAAATGTTCCTCCCGGTGGTTTCATCGCTAAGAATCCAAACGTCGTCGTTTTACTCGACGCTAAAAGTTTCCCTATCCTCTTTGACACTAACAAAGTCGATAAAACTGATGTCTTCACCGGAACTTATACTCCGTCAACTGAACTCACCGGTGGTTATAGAGTTCTCTCTTATCTTGATCCATCTGATCCTAAACATACTCAGCTCAAAAACCTTATGTTTTTTCTACTTAAAACTCGCCGGAACCACGTGATCCCGGAGTTTCGATCGTGTTATAATGAGCTTTTTGGTACGGTGGAGAATGAGCTTGCTAAAAGTGGAAAAGCTAGTTTTGGTGATGCTAATGATCAAGCTGCTTTTAATTTCTTGAGTCGTTCTTTGTACGGTGTTAACCCTGTTGACACCGAACTTGGGCTTGACGGCCCAAAAATGGTTCAGAAATGGGTTTTGTTTCAGTTAGGCCCAGTTTTAAAACTGGGTCTACCGAAATTTGTGGAAGATACTATGATTCATAATTTTCGTCTTCCGTTTAAGCTTATTAAGAAAGATTATCAGAGATTGTATGATTTCTTTTATAATGCTTCGGGATTTGCACTTGATGAGGCGGAGCGTTTGGGTGTTTCGAGAGATGAGGCTTGTCATAATTTATTGTTTGCAACGTGTTTTAATTCGTTTGGTGGATTTAAGTTATTTTTCCCGAATGTGATGAAATGGATTGGACGCGGTGGAGTGAGGTTGCATACTAAGCTTGCTACCGAGATTAGAGAGGCAGTTAGGGCTGCAGGCGGGGAGGTTACTATGGCGGCAATGGAGAATATGCCTTTGATGAAATCGGTTGTTTATGAAGCTTTTCGTATTGATCCACCGGTTCCATTACAATTTGGAAGAGCGAAAAGGGATATGGTAATCGAGAATCACGAGAATGGATTTTTGGTGAAGAAAGGGGAATTGTTGTTAGGGTATCAACCATTTGCGACTAAGGATCCTAAGGTTTTCGATAGAGCCGAGGAATTTGTCGCGGATAGGTTTGTTGGCGATGAAGGGGAGGCATTGTTGAAACATGTGGTTTGGTCTAATGGACCTGAAACTGAATCTCCAAGTGTTAGAAATAAACAATGTGCTGGTAAAGATTTCACCACATTGGTTTCTAGGCTTTTGGTTGTTGAACTTTTTCTTAGGTATGATTCCTTTGAGATTCAAGTTGGAAATTCTGCTTTGGGTACTTCTATTACCCTCACCTCTCTAAAGAGAGCAagtttttaa